The Primulina huaijiensis isolate GDHJ02 chromosome 9, ASM1229523v2, whole genome shotgun sequence genomic interval GAACTCACTGTATGCACCTATATGAACATCGATAAGGTAATGTCATGTGATTATCATTGAAATGACATCTTGTACACTGAATAGGTGGACACCACATCAACCGATGATCACATAGATACCCACAATGAATGATTATTATCATATCAAAActctatatatacatacacacttTGAACTTGGATAGATTAACAAAGTAACTTTGACATTTATCTAtcctgtatttattttatttgacattTATCACTCTTGTTAAGTATAACAAGCAAGAAAACAAAATGTCAAATTTATTAAATACATGAtcctgtatttattttatttgacattTATCACTCTTGTTAATTATAAAAAGCAAGGAAACAAAATGTCAAATTTATTAAATACATGAGaatggattaaaaaaaaacacattaaCAACAccaacaaattaattaatttcaaaaaatcttaaaaattgataacaataaaaaatattgttcaatttaaatttaatgtatattcatataataataataataataacaacagtAACAACAAAAATGACGATGATGGTAAAGCACACAATATTTACATGATCGCACCATCGTTTAACCAATACATGGTGATTGCTTGTAGAAAGTTAAggcctgatttttttttaatattattttaaaaatttaaataaaacacagTCTCGAATTTGTTATAAATAGGTAGACTacttataattcatttgatattAATGGCTAAGTTTGAGATAAAGTTGTATGTTCGAAATTCAATTAGAACAAATcccgataaaaaaaattgttaaatataACATGATCTTGGATGTTTGTTTATATGTAACAATGGAATTGACGGGGACTTTGTTGCATGATTATGACATGGGAACACAGAAACATACTAGCCCTATCAAGAAAAAGATGAAGACTGGGGTTGAAATAATGGGCACAGCCGATCACCATGAATTTGATAATTTGGAATACTCGGGGGCTTGGGAACCCCTGAGCATTCCGGGAACTGGGGCGACTTGTCGCCGAAAAGAGACCTAATATCTTGTTTTTGAATGAGACAAAAATTAGAGAGGTTAATTACAAATGGTGGACATATAAGCTGGGATTTGCAGGAAGTTTTATGGTAGATTGTAGAGAAAGAAGTGGAAGACTTGCAATCTTCTGGCAGGACTCTGTTAAGGTGTCTATCCAGTCCTATTCGAATGGACATATTGATTGTATAGTTCATGACTCTGAGCAAGACTGGAGATTCACCGGTTTTTATGGCAATCCCGAAGTTCATATGCGTCATTTTTCTTGGGAACTACTACATCGTCTAAAGGATATGGCAGAGCTCAAGGAAATACCTTGGTTAATAGGAGGGGACTTCAATGAAATCTGCTATGATAGTGAAAAATTGGGCGGAAATAGAAGAGCTCCAAGACAAATGCAGGCTTTCCGAGAAGTTCTAGAACTGTGTGAACTCCAGGATCTGCATTGTTCGGGTGAGTTTTTTACGTGGGTAAACCGTAGGGATTCTGCTAACATAATCTTTGAGAGGCTTGACCGGTTTGTTGGGAATATGAAGTGGCGTCTCCATTTTCCAGTGGCTCGTGTGACTTCTTTGGAATTTTATCATTCCGACCACAGACCACTTTGTCTGCAGTTATATAGTGATCAGTTGCAAGACCGAATTAGAAGAGCTAACCTTCATTTGTCCTTTCGGTTCGAAAAAGGATGGTTATTGGAAGAAGGATGTAGGGAGGTGATTGAGCATGGCTGGGGTTCCAGTGATATTGGTTCATCAATTTTGCAACGTATTAATTCCTGCAAAAATGATCTGCTTCACTGGGACTCTAGCAGGCTTCGAAGAATTCCTAAGCGACTTAAATCAAAACGAGATCACCTGAATACCATAAAAACAAGTACACAGTGGCATGATAATATCTCCCAGATCAACATGCTTGAAATAGAGATAGAGAACCTCGCAACTCAAGAAGAGATGTATTGGAGGCAACAGAGTCGAATTTCCTAGCTTAAAGATGGGGATCGTAATACAAGGTACTTTCATTCTAAAGCCTCCCATCGTCGTATGCAGAACACTATATCTGGCCTGGTCTCAAGTCATGGGGATTGGTTAACAGATAATAGAGGCTTATCGACAATTGTACTGGAATACTTTGAATCTTTATTCACAACATCCAATCCATCTGAGGTTGACATTGGACGAGTATTAGAAACAGTCGAACCAAAAGTAGAAGTACAGATGAATCAGACACTTTGTGCGCCTTTCACAGcaacagaaatcagaagggcTCTCTTTGATATGCATCCGGATAAAGTCCCGGGACCGGATGGGCTGTCTACCCTGTTTTATCAGAAGTTTTGGGATGTAATCGGTATTGATGTTACAAAGGCGGTACTACAGGTGCTTAATGAGGGGGCCTCTCCTGAGGCGTGGAATGACACTCTTGTCACGCTAATACCCAAAATAAAAGATCCTATGCTTCTCAAGGACTTCCGACCGATCAGCCTCTGTAATGTATGTTATAAAATAGTTTCTCGATCTCTTAGAAATCGATTCAAGCCAGTTCTATCGAGGATTATTGAGGCTTCCCAGAGTGCCTTTATTCCGGGACGTTTAATTACAGACAATATTATAGTGGGGTTCGAGATACTGCACTGATTGAGGAACAGAAAATCCGGTAGATCTGGTTATGCTGCCCTGAAGATTGATATGAGTAAAGCCTATGATCGAGTGGAATGGGATTTCTTACAGCTAATGATGATGCGATTGGGATTTGACCAGGAATGGATTGGGAAGGTGATGAATTGTGTTAAATCTGTTTCGTACTATTTTAGAGTTAATGAGGAAGTGGTCGGCCCGATTAAACCAAGCCGTGGTTTGCACCAGAGAGACTCGCTTTCACCATACCTCTTTGTTCTGTGTGCACATGGTCTCTCCTCTCTTTTTAATGCATATGAATGCAGAGGCTTTTTTCGAGGAGTGAAGATTGCATCTACTAGCCCATCAGTGTCACACTTGTTCTTTGCAGATGACAGCCCGGTGTTCTTTAAAGCGACTATGGAAGATGGGGCAAGGGTGAAGGAATGTATGTCTTGTTATGAGAAAGTATCCGATCAACTCATCAATTATGATAAGTCAGCCTTATCCTTTAGTCCGAATACTCATCTTTTGCTGATGGATACGATAAAGAGTATCCTGACTATTCCTGTAGTGCACCAACATGATCTCTATTTGAGCTTACCTACAGTGTCATTGAAGAGTAAGATGTTAAAATTTAAGTATCTGGTGGACAGAGTGATGAAAAGAATACAAGGATGGGGTAATAAATGGTTCTCTACATGCGGTAAAGAAGTGTTGAACAAATCAATACTTCAAACAGTACCTGCATTTGCTATGTCTTGCTTTAAATTACCAACCGGGGTTTGTGATGATATTGAACGTGAATGTGCGAATTTCTGGTGGGGAGTTGAGAACGGAAAAAAGAGAATGCACTGGCAATCTTTGGAATTTTTATGCCAATCAAAAGGCAGGGGTGGTCTTGGATTCAGAAAGTTGACTGAATTTAATAGAGCCCTCTTAGCTAAACAGCTATGGCGCCTCATACGATATCCTGACTCTTTAGTCAGTCGTGTTCTTAAGGGTAGATATTTCCGGCATGGGTCAGTGCTGGAAGCGGGCTTGGGTAATAACCCATCCTACATCTGGAGATCGATATTATGGAGTAAGGATATCCTCATGTCCGGTTTACTATGGAGAGTTGGAGACGGccaatcaataaaaatatttggagaCAAGCGGATACTGAGCATGCAAGCATCTATTGGTGATCCTCTTGTTCCATGGGAGCGTGAGGCGACAGTTAGTGCTTTGATTCAAGATGGTGAGTGGAACACTAACTTAATAGCTAATAGTTTTAATCCATATGTCGCTGGGGAAACCCTCAAGATCCCACTTTCTGTAGAGGGTACTAGTGATATATTATTCTGGAGTCATGATGCCAAAGATCAGTACACGGTGAGAGATGGGTGCCATACCCAACGTGGGCTATTCTTAGCCCCGGAGCATCAATCGAAGCATCACAATGAGGATTGGTGGTCTTTTCTCTGGAGCCTTTCTGTTCCACCGAAGATTCGATTATTCTGGTGGAGTATTTCCCATGATTGTATACCGACCAACCAGAATCCATCCTGACACCACGTCCCGGTGAATGAATCCTGCAATCTATGCAATTTTTCTATAGACTATTCTGGTCATGCCCTGTTCTTTTGTGTTGCGATTAAACATCTGTGGAAGAACACATCTTTTGCTCAAGTGTTAAGAGGAAACTTCCATACTGATACATTGGAGCTTTGTCTGTGGTTGAAAGACCAATTTTCAAAGACAGAATTTGAAGAGGTTGCAATTCACACATGGGCGGTATGGAAAGAAAAGCAGAAATACCTTCATGGTGATAAGAAAAAACCGTTAGCCGATAATGTTTCCTGGAGTTATGCAATCTTATCTGATTTCAAAAAAGCCCGGACCAAAGAGAAAATTGAGGATGCGTCAAAAAAGAGTATTCCGGAGAGGATATGGAATCCGCCAAGACTAAGAACATTAAAACTCAAAGTAGATGCGGCCGTGGATGAGGATAGACATCATTTTAGCATTGGTGGCGCACTCAGAGACAAACAAGGCCGACTGTTATTGGTGTTTGGGAAGCAGATCAACCAACCCATTTCAGTGGTTCATGGTGAACTTCTGACTATTCGAGAAGGTATTATTCTCCTGCATGACAAAGGCTTTACCGATGTTCAAGTTGAAACCGACTCCTTATTGGCAGTGCAAGCAGTCACTACCACTCTGGATGATATTGGTTATACGGGCCTCTGCGCAGCAGATATTAGAGAGCGTATACGTGAATCTGGGATATCGGACCTTATTCATGTTCGTCGTACGGCAAATAATGTAGCCCATAGCATTGCTCGATTTGCTTTTGATTCCCCTTCACCTTTTGTTCGGTTGAATTGTGATTTTCCTTCTTGGTTGGTTAAGCTTGTAATGGATGatttcaatcaataaaattaaaagtttttatcaaaaaaaaaaacaatagaaTTGACGGGTTTCAAGCAGAATAAATGATATTGTTACGAAATTCACCCAGAAATACACCAGTCCTCCCACCGAATCAAAGAACCACAATGCACTCAACCAAATCAAATACAACACCGAACACTCCCTACTGATTATGATTCCAATCAACACATTCACCAATCAAGAATCAACGCAAAATTAAACAAAGACAATATTTACGCGGTAAGGCATTCAACTTGCCTACGTCCACAGTGAAGCACTGATTTTCATTCACCAAATTCAAGTCTCGATTACAAGCAATTCCCAAAAGAATTAAACGAAAAAGAAGACTACACATAGAGCTTTATTTATCCACAATTCAGTCTTCTTTCCCTTGTCTTTCTTGATCGTTCTTACTTATTTTCCTTTGAATCTGCTCTGCggatatttaattgtgtgtTTCTCTCAAATAAAGAAGAAATCAAAATTCTCGAACTGCCGAATAAAACTTCGTGAATCGGTTATTTAATCTTCCAACGGCTAGACAACACGTTAGTGGGTTATACCTTATTTGGGTCCTATTTGATGTTGCTTGTTGGGCTTTACTTGAGGTCGTGGCCAATGACAACAAACAAGTCCAACAAGCTATCAACTTCAGTCTGGGTCCAATAATCTTTCCACTACAGTCTTGAACAAAGCCAACTTGATAGACACGCACAACAATCTTCGCCTTGTCTGAAAGTTGGTTTCCTCATCTTCCCCTGCTCTTCAAGCTAGTTTCTTTCCACCACACCAACTAAGTTTAGACAATGCTTAAACTTGGCTTGAGGTAGTGCCTTGGTCATTGCGTCCGCCAAATTTTCCTGTGTACTGATCTTCTCCAACTTTGCTTCTTTTGCAATGATATCTCTTACAAAGTGAAGCTTGAAATCAATATGTTTGGATCTCTCATGAAAGACTTGATGCTTGGATAGATGTATGGCAGATTGGCTGTCACCATGGAGTATCACCTGCTCTTGTTTCATACAAAGTTTAGAGATTAATCCCTTCAACCAAACTGCCTCTTTTATCCCCTCGGTGATGGCTATATACTccgcttcagttgttgagacAGCCACCACTGATTGCAAAATTGCTTTCCAACATATTGTTGTTCCAAACGCTGTAAATACAAAGTCAGTAAGTGATTTTCTTATGTCTAGATTCCATGCAAAGCCTGAGTCCACAAATCCCACCATTGGTTGTATTAAGTCTGCCTGTTTGTGAAAACTTAAACCAAACTTTGTAGATCATTTCAATGTAAGAGTCCACTTGAGTGCTTCCCAGTGATCTTTCCCAGGATTTTCCATGAACCGTGGATATTACACTTATGGCATCTGCTAAGTCCGGTCTACTGCACACCATCCCTTACAAGATGCTCCCCCACTCCACTTGCATATGGAACATTGGTCATTTCCTCTTTTTCAAAATCACTTATGGGTGATTGTGCTGTAGATAATTTGAGGTGTTGTCCTAATGGAGTGGTTACATGCTTTGCCTCATGCACGTTGAACCTCTCATGCACGTTGAACCTTAGTGGAGGTCTAACCTCCCTTCTTTGCCTATCCCTTGCCAATCTGTATGAGCTTAGATTTTCTATAGATTGTTTTGTGCCTCCACTCGTGTGTTGAAGCGTCTAGGACCTTTTGGCTCTGAGTTCCAGACTATAAAACCCTTTACTCCTTCAGGGTACCCTATGAACATGAACTTTATAGTTCTAGGTTCTATCTTGTCTTGTTTTACATGTGCATAGGCTAGGCAACCAAATATTCTGAGATTAGAGTAGTCCACTGGTGTGCCATTCTATAAATCCATAAGTTTCTTAAAATTTATTCTACTCGATGAACACCTATTTACAAGGTAAGTTGTTGCAAGGGCCTCGCCCCAAAAGGTTTTGGGTAGtctagcatttaaaatcaagcatCTTACCTTCTCTAGTAATGTGCGGTTCATTCTCTTCGCCACCCCATTTTGTTGGGGTGTTCTAGGTACTGTAAAGTGTCCGGTAATTCCTATTTGAGTGCATAATATTTTGAATTCCTTAAAATAGATATTCTAAGCCATTGTCTATTCTTCGATGTTTCACTTTGTGcccaaatttattttcaataaccAGCAGTCATTCTTTGAACATAGTTGAGGCCTCATCTTTGGTTTTCAGGAGATAGGTACAAACCTTCCTTGAATGATCATCAATTATGGACATAAAGTAATGGCAGCCTCCATGAGTTGGTGTCTTGGATTTCTCCCCAAAGGTCTGAGTGTATTCATTCTAGTGGTTAGGATGAGTTATGTTTGCCTTGTGCAAACTTGGCTCTCTTGGCCTTTCCCAGAATGCAACAATCACTGGATTCAAGTCCTTGTATCTTGTCACCACATAACAGGCCTTGCTTTGATAATTCCATTAGTCACGTTTCACCTACATGTCCAAGCCTCATGTTCCAAAGACTTGACTTGTCTTGTTTGTCCTGGACGACTGAACCCCCCCACTATTATTTTGGCTTGCATAACATACAAAGAGTTCATTCTTATCCCTCTCATGACTACCGATGAACCCTTGGCCACAGTGAACACACCATTTTCAAAAGTGAAAGTATATCCAATTGATTCAAGTGTCCCTACAGATATAAGGTTCCTTTTCAACTCAGGAATCAAATCTGACATCCTTGAGAACCCTGTCTACCCCATCATGCATCCTCATTTTGATTTTAACAATTCCCATCAACTTACACAACTTGTCATTTCCCAAGAGAACCATTCTTGTTCTGTTTCTTTGAGCTTCTCAAACCATGACTTGACTGGACACAGATGAAATGTACATCCCAAATCTAGGATCCTCCCATTTCTCATGCTAATTTCTGTCATCATAAGTGCCTTAGCAGATTCATAACCATTTGATACCCATCCAGCTTCTCCAATTTCCTTTTGTTTTTCCagtgcctttttttttttctttctgggCAGTCCCTCTTGAAATGCCCATCTTTGTGGCATATAAGGCTTATACTCGGTCTTGGTTTTGGGTCTGGACTTGTTTTTAGGGTGCACATGGTGTCATTTTCTCTGGCCTGCCTCTAGCAGTTAGCCATTCACCAAGGTATTCCCCACTAGATTGAAGTTTCCTTTGCAACTCCTTGGACTTAACTGAAGCTTGACTTCATCTAAGGAAAAAGATTGATATCTTTCAAATAGCATTGCatccttaaaattctcataagACTTAGATAATGCATTTAACAGAATGAATGCTTTATCCTCATCTTCGAGTTTCACCTCAATGTTTTCAATATTATCCTGTATTTTTATGAACTCATCGAACTGATCCTCATTTCTCTTTCCATCTTGAATCCTGAATGAGTATAGCCTCTGCTTCTTGTACAAACGTTTTCAAAGGACTTTGTCATGTATAGTCATTCCGGTTTAAGACACATAGTAGAGGCCGATTTTTCCCTAGACACTTCCTGTAATGGTTTGTCTCCTAGGCAGAGGATAATAGCACATTGAGCCTTCTCCAGAATTTCATCATTATCTTTATCGGTCAGAGAACTttccattttttatttctttttcagTGTTTCGCCAACCCTTGTTGAACCAAGATTGCTCTCATCTTGATTCTCCAAAGGGCAAAATCATTTTTCCTAGCGAACTTATCTATATCTAATTTCATTAAACCCGTAGTGGTTTTATTTCCCATAGATTGCGCCACTGTTATGAAATTCACCCAGAAATACACCAGTCCTCCCACCGAATCAAAGAACCACAATTCAGTCAACCAATTCAAATACTCTGCACTCGTTACGATTCCAATCAACACATTCATCAATAAAGAATCAATGCAAAATTAAACAGAGACAATATTTACATGGTTCAACATTCAACTTGCCTACGTCCATGGTGAGGCACCAATTTTAATTCACCAAATTCAAGTCTCGATTACAAGCAATGCCCAAAAGAATTAAAACGAAAAAGAAGATTACACATAGAGCTTTATTTATCCTCAAGTCAGTCTTGTTGCTTTCGTCTCTCTTGATCGTTCTTGCTTCTTTTCCCTTGAATCTGCTCAGCAGATATTTTAGTGTGTGTTTCTCTCAAAGAAGGAAGAAATCGAAATTCTCGTGCTGACAAAAAAGTCTCATAAATCAGTTAATCTTCCCACTGCTAGACAACACGTTAGTGGGCTACACCTTATTTGGGCCCTATTTGATTTTGGTTGTTATGCTTTACTTGAGGTCGTGGCCAATGACAACAAACAAGCCCAACAAGCTATCAACTTCGGTCCGGATCCAATAATCTTTCCATTGCAATCTTGAACATAGCCAATTGGTGTATTGTTGAGTGTTGTTTAAGTAAGTAAACTAAACTAGGAGTTTCAGTTAGGAAGTGATAAAGTCCTACTGAATCAGGtaattacaaaagttgtaatCTCCAAATCCTTCTAATGAATATCCTCCCCACAAAGAAGAGGAGTGACGTAGGAGCCATTCAAATATTCGAACATCCAGAAATATCTTTGTGTTATTTACATTTCAGTTAGCTTATTATTGATAACCCAACAGTCTTTCTTATTTAGTCATTTTGTCAGTCTAGCTTCCTTCTGCATAGAACTTATTTGATTAGTCAACTAGCATTGGCTTGACAAGAAATacaaatttcaaagttgttaaTCCAACAAAATTTTGGATAAGTTAGTGTcattgtttattcaaccccttcTAACCAATCACATGATCCTAACAACTGCATATCATTATATATACACATTGCATATGTATAGGCGCTGGTACATCAAAATTAATTTGGTatcaaagaaaatatattttagtacCTCTTGCGTGGGATGACATCGACTCTAAGAAAGCTTAACATGTATACCCCGAGGAAATTAAATGAatctttaatttatattttcaaaatatcaaaacttaaaagaAAATCGAatcatgtgattttttttttgagttgagGCGATGATTATTACAATTAGTTTTCGAACTTAAGATATTATCCCAAAATTGAGAGTTGACACCAGATAACTATAAATCATCGGCAAATCATATGGTTTAAGATACAGAGATAGTgacttatttttatatatgttttcattcataatttatttgtgtTGATGGTGAACGAAAATTGCGAGTCTGTCAACTTGCAATAAGTAGGGAcacaattttttgaatttggatCTAGCTTAGTAACCTCTCTTCCTTGACAATTTTATGTTTACCCTTTTTGATTTGTCATTATGCCTTTACAATTTGTTATGGAAACCCTAATTATATGTTGCAAGATTTCATAGAGATTACCACATATTCATGATATAGAATATAGTATGGAAAATTACCTAAAAccctaatatattaaatatttttatatccaAAAAACCCGTTTTTACATCAAATTGAAATTGAACAATTGAAAGTCACTCAACAAGTAGGAATGAGATAATTaatgtgaaaaaaaatattggcatataataataaataaattaaacaaaactAGGGATATGTACAAAAATCAAAAGCAACATGAAGCAATTgacaaatttcaaaaatattttcagggTGTCAGAAAGTTAAATCCCTCGTGATTAACTAATTCAGTGGTTCGATAGTTCAATGATGGTGCGAAAATCTATGTTACATGTTACATGATTTCAGATTTCATGAATTCGTCCTTTCCCAAATTCTTAATTTCAAgattatataaaacaaaaacacTTTCGGAAGATAAAAactatgtaattttaaaaaaacaaaaaatatataaactagtaagtgaaaatcataaaatagaatataattataaaatttgttgtgTATTTTGAATCGGGACTTACGGGCATAAATAGATGTAAGAAATGAGAGGCTTATAGTCCGGGGGATTACTCAGTATCCACTTAATAATAACGATTACGAGTTCTCacgttataaaaaaaaaattaattaacactCTCATTCACACCCCCAATAACAATCCTTTAGGGCCTTAATTCAGCTTTTACAAGATTCTTGGGTTCAAAATTCCAAAATGATAGCAGCTTAATGTCCTTTGAATGATATGTTCTCTGACTGTCATTAAAAATTGTAACTGTAGTAGGTGAGGGTTCTCATAGCtattttataccaaaaatacGACGTATCAAATTAAGTAACttgcttaaaattattgattaatgaaAAAGTGGATATCTACTATGTATGTTCTAAATTATTCGTAAATGATCCACGCTTACTACTTGATCGAAAGTTATATCTATTAGTCAAAGTataactttatttcattatattCGAGGTAACGCAGAGTGCTCCTACTTTGTGTTAATTGGTTAGATAATTATGCTCATGAGTCCAGAGAGGTGCGTGTCTATCTATTGGTACTGTCACATATTCAACTTTCTCTACCGTTGGCCATTTCTCATGTAGAGACATTATTACACCCAGCAGAGAGTATTACTCGTTAAGATCTAGCGTAACTCTTTTATGGCTATatagccaaccagatcaagcggtGCAACGTCAGCAACTTAACGTATGAGAACTTACCAATTGGTCACCTATCTCAATAGTACTCTCACTCATGGACACTTAACCCAACATCCCCTATCCTAAGAAGTATATAAATATGCTTCTTGGGAGACTTGAACTCATGACCTCGTTCTGAGAGTAATTGTTAAGATCAAACGCTTACTACTAATCCAAAAGCTATAGTTGTTAGTcaagttatatatttatttcattttattttattcgtGGGAACGCACCTACTTGGGTGCTAATGGTCGGTTTATTAGGCTCACGAGTCCAGAGACGTGCGTGTCTATCTGCTGGTGCtgtgtcatatttcttagaGATCAGTCTTACATTTTCCTACCTTCAGCCATGTCCCTTACCCGTTATGACCTGGCATCTCTCTTTTAAGGCCACCTAGCCAACCATATCAAGAGGCGCAACTTCAGCAGCTTGATGCAAGAGAACTTCTCAGGAATTCACTCATCCTAttactactctcactcatgcacgCTTAACCCAACATTCATTGCCCTAAGAAGTATACAAATTTGCTTCTTGGGAGACTTGAATTCATGacctcgctctgataccaatttttAGTATCAAGCTTTTACCACTATgccaaaagttatagttgttAGCCAAAGTGCAACTTAATTCTCTTTTACTCGTGGTAGCACAGAGTACACCTACTTGGGTGCTAATGGGTCGAGTTATTAAGCCAATGAGTCCGGGGAAGTGCGTGTCAATTTGCTGGTGATGTCTAATATTCCTTAGAGATAAGTCCTACCCTCGACCCTGTCTCTAGCAAAGACAGTATTACCCTAGCAGAGATAGTATTACCCGCTAAGATTTATGTCACTATTTTATGCCTCACCTAGCCAATCAGGTCAAGCAGTGCAACGTCAGCAACTTGAGGACGAGAA includes:
- the LOC140983930 gene encoding uncharacterized protein; its protein translation is MELTGTLLHDYDMGTQKHTSPIKKKMKTGVEIMGTADHHEFDNLEYSGAWEPLSIPGTGDSVKVSIQSYSNGHIDCIVHDSEQDWRFTGFYGNPEVHMRHFSWELLHRLKDMAELKEIPWLIGGDFNEICYDSEKLGGNRRAPRQMQAFREVLELCELQDLHCSGEFFTWVNRRDSANIIFERLDRFVGNMKWRLHFPVARVTSLEFYHSDHRPLCLQLYSDQLQDRIRRANLHLSFRFEKGWLLEEGCREVIEHGWGSSDIGSSILQRINSCKNDLLHWDSSRLRRIPKRLKSKRDHLNTIKTSTQWHDNISQINMLEIEIENLATQEEMYWRQQSRIS